In one window of Drosophila innubila isolate TH190305 chromosome 2L unlocalized genomic scaffold, UK_Dinn_1.0 4_B_2L, whole genome shotgun sequence DNA:
- the LOC117780117 gene encoding facilitated trehalose transporter Tret1, whose translation MSSTGDVKFQYLAAIFVNIVSISFGAYCGWTSSSFLDLSSDESPLETGPLTDQDKGNVAAVLCLGGLVGNVFFAWMAERCGRKISMLWVTLPSLLGWVLIPFARNPTHLIGARFLGGMAGGGVFGVIPIYTAELAEDSVRGILGTFLVLTCNAGVLLAFVLGYFFNYATVAWIVSTLSILFLVCFWFMPETPQHLMNRQKPQEAEHALRYYRNIRSRQSKELSEELQLELHKLRAPENPEKCCDDVDDSVVTWADFVAPTSRKALLIGLGLVTSNQGCGCFAMLNYTAFIFDESGSSLSPTIAAIIVGIIQVVGNIVATTLVERAGRKLLLLISAAGICLSQATMGAHGYLKTLGYDTSGFDWVPVAAFSFMLFIASWGLLTLPFLVIAEILPPKIRSTGNMILMGIMWLLSMTTIKLLPLLSTMWGIHAVISIFSSVSLCAALFIARFVPETKGKTIETILANL comes from the exons ATGAGTTCCACAGGCGAcgttaaatttcaatatctgGCTGCCATATTCG TTAATATAGTGTCCATCTCTTTTGGCGCGTATTGCGGTTGGACCTCATCCAGTTTTCTAGATCTAAGCAGTGATGAGAGTCCGCTGGAGACGGGACCATTGACCGATCAGGATAAGGGCAATGTAGCAGCTGTTCTCTGTCTGGGCGGCCTCGTTGGCAATGTGTTCTTCGCCTGGATGGCTGAGAGATGTGGTCGAAAGATTTCCATGTTGTGGGTAACGCTGCCATCACTG TTGGGTTGGGTATTGATTCCTTTTGCTAGAAATCCCACACATCTCATAGGGGCCCGCTTTTTGGGTGGCATGGCGGGTGGAGGAGTCTTTGGCGTGATTCCCATTTACACGGCCGAACTGGCCGAGGACAG TGTGCGTGGCATCTTGGGCACTTTTCTCGTTTTAACTTGCAACGCAGGCGTTCTTCTTGCCTTTGTGCTGGGCTACTTCTTCAACTATGCCACTGTGGCTTGGATTGTGTCCACTTTATCCATTCTCTTTCTAGTGTGCTTCTGGTTCATGCCGGAGACGCCACAGCATCTGATGAATCGACAGAAGCCACAGGAGGCAGAGCACGCATTGCGCTATTATCGTAACATACGATCACGTCAGTCCAAGGAGCTTAGCGAGGAGTTGCAGCTGGAGCTGCACAAGCTGCGAGCACCCGAGAATCCAGAAAAATGCTGCGATGATGTGGATGATAGTGTCGTGACTTGGGCAGACTTTG TTGCTCCTACATCACGCAAGGCGTTGCTCATTGGACTCGGATTGGTGACCTCTAACCAGGGTTGTGGATGCTTTGCCATGCTCAACTATACGGCTTTCATCTTTGACGAATCCGGTTCCAGCTTGTCACCAACTATAGCAGCCATCATTGTAGGCATCATACAGGTGGTGGGCAACATTGTAGCAACCACGTTGGTGGAACGTGCTGGAAGGAAGTTGTTGTTACTTATCTCGGCAGCTGGAATCTGTCTTAGCCAGGCGACAATGGGCGCGCACGGTTATCTAAAGACTTTGGGCTATGATACGAGTGGTTTTGATTGGGTTCCCGTTGCGGCCTTCTCCTTTATGCTCTTCATCGCCTCCTGGGGACTATTAACGCTGCCCTTTCTCGTCATCGCTGAGATATTGCCGCCAAAAATTCGGAGCACGGGCAATATGATTTTAATGGGCATTATGTGGCTCTTGTCGATGACCACCATCAAG CTCTTACCTCTGCTGAGTACCATGTGGGGCATACATGCAGTTATCTCCATCTTCTCCAGTGTTTCACTTTGCGCCGCTTTGTTTATTGCTCGGTTTGTGCCCGAAACCAAAGGCAAAACCATTGAGACCATTTTAGCCAACTTATAG
- the LOC117781218 gene encoding facilitated trehalose transporter Tret1-like — protein MGSSINGKHQYLAGISANILSISYGCVYGWTSASYVYLQDESNHFTTCRLTKVQLGWVTAAIFPGSLLGAIFYGWLADKIGRKRCLLFSALPMLVHWFIIPFAHSPFQLSVARLLAGSTGGCCFTVIPIYITELAHDRLRSTLGTFLALGLAVGMLIINILGYFFHYITVAWIMVAIPLVFIVLFFFSPESPQYLAQHNMKKAERSLRHYRGISSYGDTNEEFQQELRKLCKPEQPIQVKEKAGTAQLSWQDFTHPKARKAYLIGLGLVLANQLTGCLAMLNYVTLIFKEAGSNISPMLSTVIVSIMQVLGTYASTLFVERAGRKTLLLISTSGICLGECAMASYYYLTTEGYDTNKFTWIPIASFSVILISGTCGVMSIVFPVIAEITPPKIRSIVVRVHMTTMFLLATVLVKLFPFLSESLGIDGTIFLYAGFSFLLTLFITIFVPETKGKTIEAIQDIL, from the exons ATGGGTTCCTCAATCAATGGGAAGCATCAGTATCTGGCTGGCATTTCTG CGAATATACTTAGCATATCATATGGCTGTGTTTATGGATGGACGTCTGCTAGTTATGTATATCTCCAAGATGAATCGAATCATTTTACAACGTGCAGGTTGACCAAAGTACAACTTGGATGGGTAACTGCTGCGATATTTCCAGGCTCCCTCTTGGGTGCAATATTCTATGGATGGCTGGCAGATAAGATAGGACGAAAACGTTGTCTGCTTTTCTCGGCGTTGCCAATGTTG GTACATTGGTTCATCATACCCTTTGCCCATAGCCCCTTTCAACTAAGTGTGGCACGTTTGCTTGCCGGATCTACCGGAGGTTGCTGCTTTACGGTCATTCCCATTTACATCACAGAATTGGCTCATGATAGACTCCGGAGTACGTTGGGCACTTTTCTGGCTCTTGGTTTGGCCGTCGGCATGttgatcataaatattttgggaTATTTCTTTCATTACATCACTGTTGCTTGGATAATGGTTGCCATTCCCTTAGTGTTCATTGTACTCTTTTTCTTCAGTCCCGAATCACCTCAATATCTTGCTCAGCACAACATGAAAAAAGCGGAGCGATCATTGAGACACTATCGAGGAATTTCTTCATATGGTGATACCAATGAGGAGTTTCAACAAGAGCTGAGGAAACTGTGTAAACCTGAGCAACCAATTCAAGTGAAAGAGAAAGCGGGAACAGCTCAACTTAGTTGGCAGGATTTTA CTCATCCAAAAGCGCGAAAGGCCTACTTAATAGGTCTGGGTCTAGTCTTGGCCAATCAGTTGACCGGATGCTTGGCCATGCTTAACTACGTGACACTTATCTTTAAGGAAGCTGGTTCTAATATTTCACCAATGTTATCTACGGTCATTGTCAGTATTATGCAGGTCTTAGGCACATATGCCTCTACACTTTTTGTGGAACGTGCGGGAAGAAAGACTCTATTGCTCATCTCCACATCTGGAATCTGTCTAGGCGAATGTGCAATGGCATCCTATTACTATCTGACTACCGAGGGATATGATACAAACAAGTTTACCTGGATCCCCATAGCTTCATTCTCCGTGATACTCATTTCCGGCACCTGTGGTGTGATGTCCATCGTCTTTCCTGTAATTGCTGAGATTACACCTCCTAAAATTCGTAGTATTGTAGTCAGAGTGCATATGACAACGATGTTTCTTCTGGCCACGGTTCTTGTTAAG tTATTTCCTTTTCTAAGTGAATCTTTGGGTATCGATGGTACGATTTTCCTGTATGCTGGCTTTTCGTTTCTCTTGACTCTGTTTATAACCATCTTTGTTCCTGAAACAAAAGGAAAGACCATCGAAGCTATTCAAGATATcttatag
- the LOC117781633 gene encoding facilitated trehalose transporter Tret1, with the protein MSKFLKNSLLNPKTRYQLLATIIVNIITFGHGVGIGWLSPTLTKIQSPDSPLDFQVTINEISWLGSMLGLGSLCGNLTIAFLLERMGRKFCIYLLAGPYACLWILTYCASNVGFLYAARFLCGFTGGACYVVLPIYISEVADSSIRGSLTSMMMLSVNLGILVGYVMSTYLAYHVVPFLAIILPIAYFAANFFLPETAPYLLKKNRLIAAEASFKYYQNQRVDMEEASKASFEELRLAVDAQKVQNKIALTYRDLITRSALKAFAASLVLSLGYQCSGIFSFINYMSDIFKASGALFDVNTCTIITGVVQIVGVYTSTIFVDTLGRRILMLISTLGVGLSCIAFGFFTYYAQIYDLSHLHWLPLVLMMIIIYVGNIGLIGCFFVVLVELFPVKIRSIATSISVVFLSLLIFCTLKLFPLMLHYWGISVTMWFSAASSLLTFVYFLLFLQETKGKSMVED; encoded by the exons ATGTCGAAATTCTTGAAAAATTCCCTGCTTAATCCAAAAACACGCTATCAACTTCTAGCAACCATCATAG TTAATATAATAACCTTTGGACATGGCGTTGGTATAGGCTGGTTGTCGCCAACCCTAACCAAAATACAAAGTCCCGACTCTCCTTTGGACTTTCAAGTGACAATCAATGAGATTTCGTGGCTGGGCTCGATGCTCGGCTTGGGAAGTTTATGTGGCAATCTGACGATAGCATTTCTTCTAGAACGCATGGGTAggaaattttgcatttatttactaGCAGGACCCTATGCa TGCCTTTGGATACTCACGTATTGCGCCTCAAATGTGGGATTTTTGTATGCTGCACGATTTCTCTGCGGATTTACCGGAGGTGCTTGCTATGTGGTTCTTCCAATCTACATTAGTGAAGTCGCCGATAGCAg CATACGTGGCTCTTTGACTTCCATGATGATGCTATCTGTCAATTTGGGTATACTCGTTGGCTATGTAATGAGCACTTATCTGGCTTATCACGTCGTTCCATTTCTAGCCATAATACTGCCAATAGCGTACTTTGCAGCGAACTTTTTTTTGCCTGAAACTGCGCCGTatcttttaaagaaaaatcgTCTTATTGCAGCTGAAGCCTCCTTCAAATACTATCAAAATCAGAGAGTCGACATGGAGGAGGCTTCCAAAGCTAGCTTTGAGGAACTGCGGTTGGCGGTGGATGCTCAAAAAGTTCAGAATAAGATAGCTTTGACTTACAGGGACTTAA TTACCAGGTCCGCGTTAAAAGCCTTTGCCGCATCTCTTGTGCTATCCTTGGGCTATCAGTGCAGCGGCATATTTAGCTTTATCAACTATATGTCGGATATATTCAAGGCATCTGGTGCCCTTTTCGATGTCAATACTTGCACTATAATTACAGGCGTGGTTCAGATTGTGGGCGTATATACATCAACCATATTCGTAGATACTCTGGGACGCCGCATTCTGATGTTAATCTCTACTTTAGGCGTTGGATTGAGTTGTATTGCCTTTGGTTTCTTCACTTACTATGCTCAAATCTATGATCTTAGCCATCTGCACTGGTTGCCTTTGGTGCTGATGATGATCATCATTTATGTAGGTAATATTGGACTTATTGGATgcttttttgttgtgctaGTAGAGCTCTTTCCGGTAAAG ATTCGTTCAATAGCTACCTCCATATCTGTAGTATTTCTCAGTCTTCTGATCTTTTGCACCCTGAAGTTGTTTCCATTAATGTTGCATTATTGGGGAATCTCAGTGACAATGTGGTTTTCGGCTGCTTCCAGTCTTCTCacctttgtttattttttgttgtttttgcaggAGACTAAAGGCAAGTCTATGGTGGAAGACTAA
- the LOC117781632 gene encoding facilitated trehalose transporter Tret1 — MKLKFFENSNCLLNRRNRYQFLATFLVNISTFAHGIGIGWMSPVMRDLQSPDSPLNFAVFVEEISWIGSLLGIGSIIGNLLAGFLQDRIGRKPVLYALAIPYVFFWLLSYFAQSVEYLYLGRLLAGITGGGGYIVLPIFISEISDAKIRGRLGSMVMLSVNTGVMVGYIISTSVGYFTAPFCIIPLPICYLIGNLFLPETPFYLITKGKFGAAEKSFRFYKNIKENDNNSMIEFEDIKMKMCKEQALKVESFNYKDFVTKSAFNGYATSTVLLICNQFTGTFCLTTYMTDIFEISHTTLDVGMCTIVIGVVQIIGTITTILLCDRYGRKVLLMLSSLGASICLAAFGFYIYFAERYDLSAVDWLPLVLLALEIFLCHIGLVGIFFVVLVEAMPARIRSVATSTFIVILSVSVFLTLKIFPLCISYWGLAITMWAASGVGLFGFIYFSIFFIETKGKSMLDN; from the exons atgaagttaaaattttttgagaaTTCCAATTGCTTGTTAAATCGCAGAAATCGTTATCAGTTTCTGGCAACGTTTCTAG TGAATATTTCAACCTTTGCCCATGGCATAGGCATTGGCTGGATGTCGCCTGTGATGAGGGACCTTCAATCTCCAGACTCTCCACTTAACTTTGCAGTGTTTGTGGAGGAAATATCCTGGATTGGTTCATTGTTGGGCATTGGCAGCATCATTGGTAACTTGTTGGCTGGTTTTCTACAGGATCGCATAGGACGAAAGCCGGTTTTATATGCCCTGGCAATACCCTATGTG TTCTTTTGGTTGTTGTCCTACTTTGCACAAAGTGTGGAATACCTTTACTTGGGTCGACTCTTAGCTGGCATCACTGGCGGCGGTGGTTACATCGTTCTTCCCATTTTCATAAGCGAAATCTCCGATGCCAA AATTCGAGGACGACTTGGTTCCATGGTCATGCTCTCTGTCAACACAGGCGTAATGGTGGGTTACATAATATCCACAAGTGTTGGTTATTTCACGGCTCCATTTTGCATCATCCCATTGCCCATATGTTATTTGATTGGCAACCTTTTTTTGCCCGAGACGCCATTTTATCTGATAACGAAGGGTAAATTTGGTGCAGCTGAAAAGTCATTTAGATTCTATAAGAATATCAAGGAGAATGACAATAATTCAATGATTGAGTTCGAGGATATTAAAATGAAGATGTGCAAGGAACAGGCGCTCAAGGTAGAATCTTTTAACTACAAGGATTTTG TCACCAAATCAGCATTCAATGGTTATGCCACATCGACGGTCCTTCTCATATGCAATCAATTCACTGGCACCTTTTGCTTGACCACCTATATGACGGACATCTTCGAGATCTCCCATACAACATTGGACGTCGGCATGTGCACTATTGTCATTGGAGTTGTTCAGATTATAGGCACAATTACGACAATCTTGTTATGCGATCGATACGGCCGTAAGGTCCTTTTAATGCTTTCTTCTCTCGGAGCGAGTATCTGCTTGGCTGCCTTtggattttatatttacttcGCGGAACGTTATGATCTCTCTGCAGTTGATTGGTTACCCTTGGTATTACTAGCACTGGAGATATTCCTTTGTCATATTGGTCTGGTGGGGATTTTCTTTGTGGTGCTGGTTGAGGCGATGCCAGCTCGG ATACGCTCGGTGGCAACTTCCACATTTATTGTCATCCTCAGCGTCTCTGTTTTTCTGACATTGAAAATCTTTCCACTCTGCATAAGTTATTGGGGTCTTGCGATAACCATGTGGGCCGCCAGTGGTGTTGGACTCTTTGGCTTTATATACTTTAGTATATTTTTCATCGAGACAAAGGGCAAATCAATGCTTGATAATTAA
- the LOC117781587 gene encoding facilitated trehalose transporter Tret1 — protein sequence MLTKLIERPNCLLNQRNRYQLLTTLLINLICITHGINIGWFSPTMRKMQTPESPLSFPASVTEVSWIGSALGCGAMVGNALIGLILPYVGSRFCLLFVALPQTCLWFLVYFAESVEYLYVGRFLAGISSGGMYIVHSMFLSEISDAKIRGTLGAMVMLSVNIGILLGYIMGTHISFNITPFIVLIFPLSYFIFTLFFIRESPVHLIRKGKLSAAEKSFRYYKNIQDTSQASVISEFEEMRKKLTEDEKLLHNVTIKDFFSRSAFKAYAPAAVLLIVNQFSGLFAMVSYMSDIFDMSGSTMDPDTCTIIIGIVQILGTYATTLLCDISGRRILLVASSGGVAVSLTGFGFFTYFATWYDLKEWSWVPLVLMSLCIFMGNIGLVGCFFMVLVELFPLKIRARATSIAVVICGSFVFIMLNILPLCMALWGLPATMWSCAAITTCGFIYFALFLKETKGKSMLED from the exons ATGTTGACAAAACTCATAGAGCGTCCAAACTGTCTTCTAAATCAAAGGAATCGCTATCAATTGCTGACCACACTGCTGA ttaatttaatttgcattactCATGGGATTAACATTGGTTGGTTTTCACCAACTATGCGAAAGATGCAAACACCCGAATCTCCCCTTAGTTTTCCGGCCAGTGTCACTGAAGTCTCCTGGATTGGATCAGCCTTAGGCTGTGGTGCCATGGTGGGTAATGCTCTCATTGGATTGATACTTCCTTATGTTGGCAGCAGGTTCTGTCTTCTCTTCGTGGCCCTTCCTCAAACA TGCCTCTGGTTCTTGGTCTATTTTGCCGAAAGCGTTGAATATCTTTATGTGGGACGCTTTCTAGCAGGCATCTCTAGCGGCGGCATGTATATTGTTCATTCCATGTTCCTCAGCGAAATTTCAGATGCCAA AATTCGTGGAACCCTCGGAGCTATGGTGATGCTATCTGTGAATATAGGCATACTTCTAGGCTACATTATGGGCACACATATTTCCTTCAATATTACACcttttatagttttaatttttccgcTTAGTTACTTTATATTTACGTTATTTTTTATTCGGGAATCTCCTGTGCATCTCATAAGAAAAGGAAAGTTGTCAGCTGCTGAGAAATCTTTCAGATATTATAAGAATATCCAGGATACTAGTCAAGCCTCTGTAATATCAGAATTCGAGGAAATGAGAAAGAAACTGACTGAGGATGAAAAATTACTTCATAACGTTACCATCAAAGACTTTT TCTCCAGATCGGCATTTAAGGCCTATGCTCCAGCAGCGGTTCTTCTAATTGTAAACCAGTTTAGTGGACTCTTCGCAATGGTCAGCTACATGTCAGACATATTCGATATGTCTGGGAGCACCATGGATCCCGATACCTGTACCATTATCATTGGCATAGTGCAAATTCTGGGCACGTATGCAACGACACTGCTATGCGATATTTCGGGGCGCCGAATTCTTCTCGTCGCCTCTTCGGGTGGTGTGGCTGTCAGCCTCACAGGTTTCGGGTTCTTTACCTACTTTGCAACCTGGTACGATTTGAAGGAATGGAGCTGGGTTCCCCTCGTACTTATGTCTCTCTGCATCTTTATGGGAAATATCGGACTCGTTGGTTGCTTTTTTATGGTCTTAGTCGAATTGTTTCCCCTTAAG ATACGAGCGAGGGCAACATCAATAGCCGTTGTTATATGCGGATCGTTTGTCTTTATAATGCTCAACATACTTCCACTGTGTATGGCTCTATGGGGTCTACCGGCTACGATGTGGTCGTGTGCGGCAATAACAACATgtggctttatttattttgcattgtttttgaaGGAAACAAAAGGCAAATCAATGCTTGAAGACTGA
- the LOC117780877 gene encoding facilitated trehalose transporter Tret1-like, producing MFDRILQRPNCLVNKRNRYQLLATVLINLICIAHGIGIGWLSPTLRKLQTPESPLSFPLNVKEVSWVGSALGIGSVIGNSLSGLLIHRIGSKMCLLLIAIPHLCLWIMVYFAKSVEFLIAGRLLAGITGGGIYILHPLFISEFCDANIRGTCATMVMLSVNTGILIGYILGTHVSYYVVPFIALILPLSYFVFVLLFIRDSPMHLISKGKFLAAEKSFRYYKNIKDGDSVSDQAIAMAEFKNMKVALTKEDNLLDKVTLKDFATKAALRGYAMAAVIVIANQFSGVFTMVNYMTDIFAMSGGSMDPNTSTIIIGSVQLFGAYVSTLLCDVFGRRILMLVSSGGVALSLTCFGFFTYFTQMYDLSEWSWVPAAIMSVDIFLGNIGLVSCLFVLMVEMYPLKIRAKATSISIVVCSSLVFLMLNIFPLCMHYWGLPTTMWSMATITAFCFTCFLLFLKETKGKSMLED from the exons ATGTTCGATAGAATCTTACAACGTCCGAACTGTCTAGTGAATAAAAGAAATCGTTATCAACTACTTGCCACAGTGCTAA taaatttaatatgcatagCACATGGCATTGGAATCGGTTGGTTATCGCCAACTCTTCGCAAATTGCAAACACCGGAATCACCCCTCAGCTTTCCGCTAAACGTTAAAGAAGTCTCTTGGGTGGGTTCGGCATTAGGCATAGGTTCGGTCATAGGAAACTCACTCTCTGGACTTCTCATACATCGCATTGGTAGCAAGATGTGTCTTCTCCTTATAGCCATACCGCATTTG TGCCTTTGGATTATGGTGTACTTTGCCAAGAGCGTGGAGTTCTTGATCGCTGGTCGGTTGCTGGCTGGTATTACAGGAGGAGGCATATATATTCTCCATCCCTTATTTATCAGCGAATTTTGTGATGCCAA CATTCGAGGAACTTGTGCGACAATGGTGATGTTATCAGTTAACACCGGTATTCTTATAGGCTACATTTTGGGCACCCACGTATCATATTATGTCGTACCATTTATAGCACTAATTTTACCACTtagttattttgtatttgttttattattcataCGCGACTCACCAATGCATCTCATAAGCAAGGGCAAGTTTTTGGCAGCTGAAAAGTCATTTAGatactataaaaatataaaagatggCGACAGCGTAAGCGATCAGGCTATCGCTATGGCGGAATTTAAGAACATGAAAGTAGCGCTGACCAAAGAAGACAATCTCCTCGACAAGGTCACCTTAAAGGACTTTG CCACCAAGGCTGCCCTTAGAGGATACGCCATGGCGgctgtcattgtcattgcGAATCAGTTCAGCGGAGTTTTTACCATGGTCAACTATATGACGGATATCTTTGCCATGTCGGGCGGTAGCATGGATCCAAATACAAGCACAATTATCATTGGATCTGTGCAACTTTTCGGTGCCTATGTCAGCACACTTTTATGCGATGTCTTTGGGCGCAGAATTCTGATGTTAGTCTCATCGGGGGGCGTGGCGTTGAGTTTAACATGCTTTGGTTTCTTTACCTACTTCACGCAGATGTATGATCTGAGTGAATGGAGTTGGGTCCCAGCTGCCATTATGTCTGTTGACATTTTTCTGGGCAATATTGGCTTGGTTAGCTGTCTATTTGTGCTGATGGTTGAAATGTATCCCCTCAAG ATCCGCGCAAAGGCAACATCCATTTCGATCGTTGTATGCAGCTCTTTGGTGTTTTTAATGCTCAACATTTTCCCACTTTGCATGCATTACTGGGGTTTGCCAACCACAATGTGGTCCATGGCAACCATAACAGCATTTTGTTTTacttgctttttattatttttaaaagaaaccaAAGGAAAGTCCATGCTAGAAGATTGA